A window of the Tripterygium wilfordii isolate XIE 37 chromosome 12, ASM1340144v1, whole genome shotgun sequence genome harbors these coding sequences:
- the LOC120010505 gene encoding protein FAR1-RELATED SEQUENCE 5-like — MERHDKAYHGWDDQQIEGSNMVMNNDISSSDDSVEGLGNFVSEEAEVPLIGMFFEDENQMFQYYKRYGQRTGFPMKKRTVNKDKDELVKYLTFTCDTANKSSTHTNNFINHRSNAKVDCKARLRARLSKECKWEITNFIDEHNHVMSPSKSRYFSCNRLINPHIKRHLEINGIAGIRANKSHNAQVIGAGGMRSYCFWNNILEIYLQKLDDCDLAKGMPMQFKVISARCNHKMMGFFSLIDWDEKACREFGDVITFDMTYLTNKYDMPFAPFVGVNHHGQSILLGYGLISNEDTDTFIWLFQTWLSCMHNVSPAGIITDQDRAIKNAIEVVFPATRHRLCLWHIMKKVSEKLGSYKEYENIIYDLGEAVYDSQSTYEFERCWESMIAKFHLTDNGWLKIMYDLSEIWVPIYVKNFFWVGMSSTQRSEGVNAFLDGYVNSKTTLRQFVEQYNNALRDKAEKESKVDFNSFNKQLKCATSYGMEKQILNLYTQNKFKEFQNELTELIYCGIKSVVNNENLAHFYVEEDVFFGDKGRKKVEYNMCYDSTSSIVFCTCCKFEFRAHYIFRCWRKEIRRPYSRVKVNYDGMEITGDQQRYDKLCNMFTYLADLAADSEHNFNYVANLIEGAMSTFSALSTATPVSALNVAGCSNDPLITRGKGRPSSVRKKRIFKRSARSSKNSNEVLPASTGTNGSMDTRLDTQLRIPQIMMDIALFLAQITCIHWIGHSVENTTNYDGHCIVLSLNCMYSLYQKKFTLLVIPNPTFSHHPPYMAFVIEKQMNNMSSKLTNIFLFQSLRDWFVGEYALHYEHDNDATIDAI; from the exons ATGGAAAGGCATGATAAGGCATATCATGGGTGGGACGACCAACAGATTGAGGGATCGAACATGGTCATGAACAATGATATATCTAGTTCAGATGATAGTGTTGAAGGTCTGGGAAATTTTGTTTCAGAAGAAGCTGAAGTTCCGTTGATTGGAATGTTTTTTGAAGATGAAAATCAAATGTTCCAGTATTACAAGAGATACGGGCAACGGACGGGATTTCCTATGAAAAAAAGGACTGTAAACAAGGATAAGGATGAATTGGTTAAATATTTGACATTCACATGTGACACAGCAAATAAAAGCAGTACACATACTAACAATTTCATAAATCATCGGTCAAATGCGAAGGTTGATTGTAAAGCTAGGTTGAGAGCCCGTTTATCTAAAGAGTGTAAGTGGGAAATTACAAATTTTATCGATGAGCATAACCATGTAATGAGTCCATCGAAGTCGAGGTATTTTAGTTGCAATCGGTTAATTAACCCTCATATTAAAAGGCATCTGGAGATTAATGGCATAGCTGGGATTAGAGCCAATAAAAGTCACAATGCCCAAGTAATTGGTGCTGGGGGCATGAGAAGTTATTGTTTTTGGAACAATATACTAGAAATTTACTTGCAAAAACTAGATGATTGCGACTTGGCGAAGGGGATGCCAATGCAATTCAAAGTCATTTCAGCAAGATGCAATCACAAAATGATGGGTTTTTTTTCACTAATTGATTGGGATGAGAAAG CTTGTCGTGAATTTGGGGATGTCATTACGTTCGATATGACATATTTGACTAATAAATATGACATGCCATTCGCCCCATTTGTTGGTGTCAATCACCACGGGCAGTCAATATTATTAGGGTATGGGTTGATTTCAAATGAAGACACGGACACTTTCATATGGTTATTTCAGACTTGGCTATCATGTATGCATAATGTTAGTCCTGCTGGGATAATAACTGACCAAGATAGGGCAATAAAAAATGCAATTGAAGTTGTGTTTCCTGCAACTAGGCATAGATTATGTTTGTGGCACATCATGAAGAAGGTGTCTGAGAAGCTTGGTTCGTATAAGGAATATGAGAATATTATTTATGATTTGGGTGAAGCTGTTTATGATTCACAGAGCACATATGAGTTTGAAAGGTGCTGGGAATCTATGATTGCTAAATTTCATTTGACAGATAATGGTTGGTTGAAAATAATGTATGATCTTAGTGAGATATGGGTTCCAATATATGTGAAGAACTTCTTTTGGGTTGGTATGTCGTCCACTCAGAGAAGTGAGGGGGTGAATGCATTTTTGGATGGTTATGTAAACTCGAAAACTACTCTTAGACAGTTTGTGGAGCAGTACAACAATGCATTAAGGGACAAAGCTGAAAAGGAAAGTAAAGTGGATTTTAATTCATTCAACAAGCAACTCAAATGTGCTACTTCGTATGGAATGGAGAAACAAATTCTGAATCTGTACACTCAAAACAAGTTCAAAGAGTTTCAAAATGAGTTGACAGAGTTGATTTATTGTGGCATTAAATCTGTGGTTAACAATGAAAATCTGGCACATTTTTATGTTGAAGAGGATGTATTCTTTGGAGATAAAGGAAGGAAGAAAGTTGAATACAATATGTGCTATGACAGCACTTCATCGATTGTCTTTTGTACATGCTGCAAGTTCGAGTTCAGGG CTCATTACATCTTTAGGTGTTGGAGAAAAGAGATAAGGAGACCTTATTCTCGAGTTAAGGTAAATTATGATGGAATGGAGATTACAGGCGACCAACAACGGTATGATAAATTGTGTAACATGTTCACATATCTGGCAGATTTGGCGGCTGATAGCGAACACAATTTCAATTATGTTGCGAACTTGATTGAAGGTGCGATGAGTACTTTTAGTGCGTTGAGCACTGCCACACCTGTTAGTGCATTGAATGTGGCTGGTTGCTCGAATGATCCGTTAATTACAAGAGGCAAAGGACGTCCTTCATCTGTGAGGAAGAAAAGGATTTTCAAGAGGTCTGCTAGGAGCAGCAAAAACAGCAATGAAGTGCTGCCAGCATCAACTGGAACAAATGGAAGCATG GACACAA GATTGGACACTCAGTTGAGAATACCACAAATTATGATGGACATTGCATTGTTCTTAGCTCAAATTACATGTATTCATTG GATTGGACACTCAGTTGAGAATACCACAAATTATGATGGACATTGCATTGTTCTTAGCTTAAATTGCATGTATTCATTG taccaaaaaaaatttacacttCTTGTAATTCCTAACCCAACCTTTTCTCACCATCCCCCATACATGGCCTTTGTCATTGAGAAGCAAATGAACAACATGAGCTCTAAACTTACGAATATCTTCCTCTTTCAAAGTCTGCGGGATTGGTTTGTTGGTGAATATGCACTCCATTATGAGCATGACAATGATGCCACAATCGACgctatttaa
- the LOC120010436 gene encoding deoxyhypusine synthase-like isoform X1, with product MEENVLASIHSTVFKESETLEGRCIKIEGYDFNLGVNYPQLLKSMVSTGFQASNLGDAIEVVNQMLDWRLADENITENCSDEERDSAYRDSVRCKVFLGFTSNLISSGVRDTICYLVRHHMVDVVVTTAGGIEEDLIKCLAPTYKGDFSLPGAQLRSKGLNRIGNLLVPNDNYCKFEDWIIPIFDQMLKDQIEQNVSWTPSKVIARLGREINNESSYLYWAYKNNIPVFCPGLTDGSLGDMLYFHSFRSEGLIIDIVQDIRAMNGEAVHASPKKTGMIILGGGLPKHHICNANMMRNGADYAVFVNTAQEFDGSDSGAHPDEAVSWGKIRSSAKIVKVHCDATIAFPLLVAETFASRARSKPSSLDA from the exons ATGGAAGAGAATGTACTGGCATCCATACACTCCACTGTTTTTAAAGAATCTGAAACTCTGGAAGGCAGATGCATCAAGATTGAGGGTTATGATTTCAACCTGGGAGTTAACTATCCTCAGCTTCTCAAATCGATGGTCTCCACCGGCTTTCAGGCTTCCAATCTTGGAgatgcaattgaagttgttaaTCAGATG CTTGATTGGAGGCTTGCTGATGAGAATATAACTGAAAACTGCAGCGATGAGGAAAGGGACTCAGCCTATAGAGACTCCGTGAGATGCAAAGTTTTCCTGGGTTTTACTTCCAATCTTATTTCTTCTGGCGTTAGAGATACAATTTGCTATCTTGTTCGGCATCATATG GTTGATGTAGTGGTTACAACAGCTGGTGGTATAGAAGAGGATCTTATAAAGTGCCTTGCACCCACTTACAAAGGCGATTTTTCGCTTCCTGGAGCTCAGCTGCGCTCAAAAGGATTGAACCGTATTGGGAACTTGTTGGTTCCTAATGACAACTACTGCAAATTTGAGGATTGGATCATTCCAATTTTTGACCAAATGTTGAAAGATCAAATTGAGCAG AATGTTTCATGGACACCATCCAAAGTAATTGCTCGCCTGGGAAGagaaataaataatgagagtTCTTATCTTTATTGGGCGTACAAG AACAACATTCCAGTATTTTGTCCTGGGTTAACTGATGGATCTCTTGGTGACATGCTTTATTTTCACTCCTTCCGTAGTGAAGGTCTAATTATTGACATAGTGCAAG ATATTAGGGCCATGAATGGTGAAGCTGTCCATGCAAGCCCAAAAAAAACTGGAATGATAATTCTTGGTGGGGGGCTTCCTAAGCATCACATCTGCAATGCCAACATGATGCGCAATGGTGCAGATTATGCTGTCTTTGTTAATACCGCACAAGAGTTTGATGGGAGTGACTCTGGTGCCCATCCTGACGAGGCTGTGTCCTGGGGAAAAATACGCAGTTCTGCTAAAATTGTCAAG GTACATTGTGACGCAACTATTGCATTTCCTCTACTGGTTGCAGAAACATTTGCGTCCAGGGCAAGGAGCAAGCCTTCAAGCCTTGACGCTTAG
- the LOC120010436 gene encoding deoxyhypusine synthase-like isoform X2 encodes MYWHPYTPLFLKNLKLWKADASRLRVMISTWELTILSFSNRWSPPAFRLPILEMQLKLLIRCDEERDSAYRDSVRCKVFLGFTSNLISSGVRDTICYLVRHHMVDVVVTTAGGIEEDLIKCLAPTYKGDFSLPGAQLRSKGLNRIGNLLVPNDNYCKFEDWIIPIFDQMLKDQIEQNVSWTPSKVIARLGREINNESSYLYWAYKNNIPVFCPGLTDGSLGDMLYFHSFRSEGLIIDIVQDIRAMNGEAVHASPKKTGMIILGGGLPKHHICNANMMRNGADYAVFVNTAQEFDGSDSGAHPDEAVSWGKIRSSAKIVKVHCDATIAFPLLVAETFASRARSKPSSLDA; translated from the exons ATGTACTGGCATCCATACACTCCACTGTTTTTAAAGAATCTGAAACTCTGGAAGGCAGATGCATCAAGATTGAGGGTTATGATTTCAACCTGGGAGTTAACTATCCTCAGCTTCTCAAATCGATGGTCTCCACCGGCTTTCAGGCTTCCAATCTTGGAgatgcaattgaagttgttaaTCAGATG CGATGAGGAAAGGGACTCAGCCTATAGAGACTCCGTGAGATGCAAAGTTTTCCTGGGTTTTACTTCCAATCTTATTTCTTCTGGCGTTAGAGATACAATTTGCTATCTTGTTCGGCATCATATG GTTGATGTAGTGGTTACAACAGCTGGTGGTATAGAAGAGGATCTTATAAAGTGCCTTGCACCCACTTACAAAGGCGATTTTTCGCTTCCTGGAGCTCAGCTGCGCTCAAAAGGATTGAACCGTATTGGGAACTTGTTGGTTCCTAATGACAACTACTGCAAATTTGAGGATTGGATCATTCCAATTTTTGACCAAATGTTGAAAGATCAAATTGAGCAG AATGTTTCATGGACACCATCCAAAGTAATTGCTCGCCTGGGAAGagaaataaataatgagagtTCTTATCTTTATTGGGCGTACAAG AACAACATTCCAGTATTTTGTCCTGGGTTAACTGATGGATCTCTTGGTGACATGCTTTATTTTCACTCCTTCCGTAGTGAAGGTCTAATTATTGACATAGTGCAAG ATATTAGGGCCATGAATGGTGAAGCTGTCCATGCAAGCCCAAAAAAAACTGGAATGATAATTCTTGGTGGGGGGCTTCCTAAGCATCACATCTGCAATGCCAACATGATGCGCAATGGTGCAGATTATGCTGTCTTTGTTAATACCGCACAAGAGTTTGATGGGAGTGACTCTGGTGCCCATCCTGACGAGGCTGTGTCCTGGGGAAAAATACGCAGTTCTGCTAAAATTGTCAAG GTACATTGTGACGCAACTATTGCATTTCCTCTACTGGTTGCAGAAACATTTGCGTCCAGGGCAAGGAGCAAGCCTTCAAGCCTTGACGCTTAG
- the LOC120010506 gene encoding uncharacterized protein LOC120010506 — protein sequence MASSKGIAFLALLLVLLPITAIGDDWLSDFYEKVCEEVNCGKGNCKAGIGYAFNYICECDRGWKRTQYDDVNDAAPFLPCVIPNCSLDYSCQPAPPPVPEAQVPLNISFFDPCYWAYCGEGSCTKDRTYTFKCSCKSGFYNLLHNSYFPCYSDCTIGSDCSSLGIKVANQKTTTNGQTRSQVISSSFLVPLFYSREILFYELLKNLNSGREVPPDDYVDNVHGYGNEEVALQVLKQDLSS from the exons ATGGCTTCCTCCAAAGGCATAGCTTTCCTAGCTTTGCTTCTCGTATTGCTTCCCATTACTGCTATAGGAGATGACTGGCTGTCTGATTTCTATG AGAAGGTGTGTGAAGAAGTGAACTGTGGGAAGGGGAATTGCAAAGCAGGTATAGGATATGCATTCAACTACATCTGTGAATGCGATCGCGGTTGGAAGAGAACTCAATATGATGATGTGAATGATGCTGCACCATTTTTACCTTGTGTCATCCCAAATT GTAGTCTAGACTATTCATGCCAGCCAGCACCACCTCCTGTACCTGAAGCACAAGTTCCACTGAATATATCTTTCTTTGATC CTTGTTATTGGGCGTATTGTGGAGAAGGAAGTTGCACAAAGGACAGAACTTATACGTTCAAGTGCTCCTGCAAATCAGGGTTTTATAATCTTCTCCACAACTCTTATTTCCCATGCTACAGCGACT GTACAATTGGATCCGATTGTTCAAGTCTTGGAATTAAAGTGGCAAATcagaaaacaacaacaaatggtCAGACAAGGAGTCAAG TGATTTCCTCTTCATTTCTTGTCCCTCTGTTTTATTCTCGGGAAATTTTGTTTTACGAGCTCCTCAA GAATCTCAATTCAGGCAGGGAAGTTCCACCAGATGACTATGTTGATAATGTCCATGGCTATGGCAATGAGGAAGTAGCACTCCAAGTGTTGAAGCAAGATCTCAGTTCATAA
- the LOC120010046 gene encoding probable ribose-5-phosphate isomerase 3, chloroplastic has protein sequence MASLSLLSPPSATYHHHRSRRNLSNPLILRTPPLNVRNPSKNFSITAKIAPTSLTQDDLKKLAADKAVDYVQSGMILGLGTGSTAAFVVAKLGQLLSTGELADIIGIPTSKRTEEQAKSLGIPLSVLDDHPKIDLAIDGADEVDPDLNLVKGRGGALLREKMVEAASEQFVVVADETKLVSGLGGSGLAMPVEVVQFSWKYNLERLRDLFKEEGCDAKLRLVDGGGEEPYVTDNKNYIVDLYFKTPIKDGYAAGREISKFEGVVEHGLFLDMATAVIIAGTNGVEVKTK, from the coding sequence ATGGCCTCCTTATCCCTCCTATCCCCTCCTTCAGCCACCTACCACCACCACCGCAGCCGCCGCAATCTATCCAATCCCCTTATCCTGCGAACCCCTCCCTTGAACGTACGCAACCCCTCTAAAAACTTCTCCATCACTGCCAAGATAGCACCAACTTCCCTCACCCAAGACGACCTCAAGAAGCTCGCCGCCGATAAGGCCGTCGACTATGTTCAATCCGGGATGATCCTCGGCCTCGGAACCGGCTCCACTGCCGCCTTTGTTGTCGCCAAGCTTGGCCAACTCCTCTCGACCGGCGAACTCGCTGACATTATCGGAATCCCCACTTCGAAACGCACCGAAGAACAGGCCAAATCCCTAGGGATCCCTCTATCGGTCCTCGATGACCATCCCAAAATTGACCTCGCAATTGACGGCGCCGACGAGGTTGATCCTGACCTTAATCTCGTTAAGGGACGCGGAGGGGCACTGTTGAGGGAGAAGATGGTGGAGGCTGCATCGGAGCAGTTTGTGGTGGTGGCGGATGAGACGAAATTGGTTTCTGGGTTGGGCGGGAGTGGGTTGGCAATGCCGGTCGAGGTTGTACAGTTCAGCTGGAAGTACAATCTGGAGAGGCTGAGGGATTTGTTTAAGGAGGAAGGATGTGATGCCAAGTTGAGATTGGTTGATGGAGGAGGGGAGGAACCTTATGTTACTGATAATAAGAACTACATTGTTGATTTGTACTTCAAAACCCCCATTAAAGACGGGTATGCGGCAGGGAGGGAGATTTCCAAGTTTGAAGGGGTGGTGGAACATGGGTTGTTCCTGGATATGGCGACTGCGGTGATTATTGCCGGGACAAATGGAGTGGAAGTGAAGACCAAATGA